In bacterium, the DNA window ATCTTATTAAGAGGTTTTCCGCTGATACATGGCTTATTGGCCATACCTCCGGAATGTATAAGAAACAGGACTATAACGGACATAGTTATAAGAAGGACGCCTTTAAGTAATTGGGATAAAGGAAAAGCGGAAATATAATATCCCGTCAATACGGTTAATGTTCCGAAAAGCATGTAAGCGATGAATCTTCCCAGGGAAAACAAGGCGAAGATTACGAATGCATGGAAAAGGTTCTTTTTCCCGCTAAAGGAAAAAACCGGGATCAGAAAGGGAAGACATGTCGCCCCGCATGCTATGCCTGTAGACAGGCCGAGAATAAAACCTTCAGAAATATATTGAATCATAAGAAAATAATTTAATAAAAGTTTATTTGAATTATCGCCTTTTAGTATAATATCAAAAGACAAAATTAAATTCTTTATTATTTTATATTGATATTCAAAGGTTATATGAATGATTAAAGAAGAAACAGGAACCGTAATAAGCGTTGATGAAAAAGAGGTTGTAATCAGGGTTGACGCCGCATCCGAATGTTCAGCCTGCGGGATGTGCCGGGGCAGTAAAACTTCAGGCGAGTTATCCTGCGGTGTTTATCCGGGCGCCAGAAAGGGAGACAGGGTAAAAATTCGTATTAATACCGCAGAAAGATTTTTTTCGGCCCTGTTTACTTTTTTCCTGCCGGCTTTTTTTCTCGTTTTATTTTTGACAGCGGGTGAAAATATTTCTCAGAGCGCTAAGATTATGAGCCCTTCATCGGTCAAGTTTCTTTTTCTGTTCCTGGGAATGCTTTCCGGCGGCTTGTCAATGTATTTAGGGAATATATTTCTGAAAAAACAGGTGAAATACAGGCCTGAAATTATCTGTAAAATAAGCGGCTCGGACATGAAAAAAGACAATTAAACAGGAGGGCTTAATGGTAAAGATCGGTGTTATCGGCGGAAGCGGGCTGTATAAAATAGACGGGATTACCGGATTAGAGGAAAGAAAACTTGAAACCCCTTTCGGCCTGCCGTCGGATAATTTTATTACCGGAAAAATAGGCGGAGTTGAAGTTGTCTTCCTCCCGAGGCACGGCAGGGCCCATGATGTAATACCGGGCGACATTAATTACAGGGCCAATATTTACGGAATGAAAAAATTGGGCGTCGAAAAAATACTGTCTTTCTGCGCATGCGGAAGCCTTAAAGAAAATATC includes these proteins:
- a CDS encoding SoxR reducing system RseC family protein — protein: MIKEETGTVISVDEKEVVIRVDAASECSACGMCRGSKTSGELSCGVYPGARKGDRVKIRINTAERFFSALFTFFLPAFFLVLFLTAGENISQSAKIMSPSSVKFLFLFLGMLSGGLSMYLGNIFLKKQVKYRPEIICKISGSDMKKDN